ATGTTGCACCAATCGCACGCTTTGGTTCATTAATAATACGGGCTAGTGATAAATCATCATCATTATTTGAAATTAAACGCAGGTATGCAAGTAAGTCTTTAATTTCTTTACGATCATAGAACTTCGTACCGCCAACGATTTGGTAGTTCATATTAGACTTTACAAGCACATCCTCAATGACACGTGACTGGGCATTGGTACGATAAAGAATGGCAAAATCATCAAGCGTATAGTCTTCATCCTTCATCAACTTTTGAATCGTACGCACAACATACTGTGCCTCGTCCTGCTCATTACCGGCTTTGTAAAGCTGTACTTTTTCACCTTCTGGATTGTCTGTACGTAGCACCTTTTTGTAGCGATTTTTATTATTTTTAATGACGCTATTTGCTGCTTGTAAAATACGTTGTGTAGAACGGTAGTTTTGTTCAAGCATAATCACTTTTGCGTCTTTATAATCTTTTTCAAACGATAAAATATTCGTAATATCCGCACCGCGCCAGCGATAAATCGACTGATCTGAGTCCCCTACAACACAAATGTTATGGAACTTTTTAGCTAGCATTTTAACTAGTAAGTATTGGGTTTTATTTGTATCTTGGTACTCATCCACGTGAATATATTGAAATTTATTTTGATAAAATTCTAGTACATCTGGTGCTTCTTTGAATAAACGAATCGTTAGCATAATCAAATCGTCAAAATCGGCACTTTGATTTTGTTTTAGACGTTTTTGATAGCCTTTATACACCTGTGCGACAATTTTTTCGAATGGATTATGTGGATTCATATTCGCCTCGAATTCACTCGCTGTGATACATTCATTTTTCGCCGAGCTAATCGTATTTAAAATCGCACGGGGGTCGTACTTTTTCGGGTCAATATTGTCCTTTTTTAAAATATTTTTAACAACTGTTAATTGATCGGTGCTATCTAAAATCGAAAAGCTTTTAGAATAACCGATACGGTCGATATTGCGGCGTAAAATACGGACACACATTGAGTGGAACGTCGATACCCACATGCTTTCTGTTGTCCCGTTTCCTAAAATACCATCAATACGCTCACGCATTTCGCGCGCGGCCTTATTTGTAAACGTAATGGCTAAAATTTTCGACGGGTATACTTCACGCTCCACAACTAAATACGCAATACGATGCGTTAATACACGTGTTTTCCCTGACCCGGCACCCGCCATAATCAGTAGTGGACCTTCTGTTGTTTTAACAGCTTCCGCTTGCTGTGGATTCATACCTACTAGTAAGTTTTTTGCTATGTGCTCCATGCTGCACCTTCCTTTAAAAGAACATTTGTTCCTATTTTATCATAATCACCCGATTCAAGCGGGATACTACAAGATTTTTTCAAAAATCTTTTACTTCACTGTATTTTTAACGGCTTGTACCGTTTTTAACGCTGCCTTTAAGTCATCATAAATAATATTGCCAACAACGACTGTATCTGCGTATGCGGCCATTTCCGTTGCTTGTGCTACTGACGTAATACCGCCACCGTAAAACAGCTTTGTCGTTTCTAACACTTCAGCTGTTGCTTTGACCATGTCAACATCGCCATAAGCGCCACTATATTCTAAATAGAAGATTGGCATTTTGAAGTAATTTTCTGCCATACGTGCATAAGCAATCACATCATCTTCTGTTAAATCTGTTTTTGCATTCGTTACTTGTGCCACTTTGCAATCTGGGTTTAATACACAGTATCCTTCTGCCACAAGCTCTTCCCAAATTAACACATCACCGTATTCCTTAATTGCCTCGTGATGCAAATCCTTCACCCAGGTTGTTTCCATACTATTTAATACAGACGGAATGAAATAGTAATCGTAGCCTGGTGAAATGCTATCAACATTTGAAATTTCAAGCGCGATCGGCACAGAATAACGACGAACGCGTACTAATAAATCTAACACACCATCCAGTGTCACATCATCGGTACCGCCAACTAAAATCACGTCTGTCCCTGATTCACAAATTTGTTCTAACGCCTCATTCGAGATTTCCTTCGCTGGGTCTAATTTAAACACGTGACGCCAATTTAAATAATCCATTGTCATTTCCACCTATTCCTCTAATTTATCTATAACGTTTGAAGTCATTTCACTTATTTTCGACTACCTCTTAGTATAACGAATCTATGAAAAATATTAAAAGACTGAGCGATGAATTTGCTCAGTCTTTTACGCTGTATCCGTTTATTTAACTGGATGAGCTGCTTGTTACTTTGATGTAAACGGCTTTTCTTCTGGATAAAGACGACCAAGCATCTCATCATACGTGTCATTGCCATAATCGAAGCAACGGCGTACGCGCGAAATTGTTGCTGTTGACGCACCTGTTTCTTTCTTAATTGTTTCATACGTTTTCTTTAAACGTAGTAAATGCGCCACTTCAAAACGCTGTGCTAATGATTGGATTTCACTAATCGTGCACAGATCATCAAAAAACTTGTAGCATTCCTCAATATCTTTTAACTCTAGGACCGCTTTAAATAGCTGTTCTGTTTGATGACCACGAATCTTTTCAATTTGCATGTAGCCCACCATTCCCTCTCTACTCTGAATATGTAACAGCTGTCGTTAGGCCTGGCGATGTTGGTACAAAATGAACCCATGTTTTCCCTGGTACGAGCTTCACTTCTGTGCCATCTTCCTCCACGGCAGTTAACAGGCCGTCTATATTTTCCCATTTCACTTCACGTATCGTACCAGCTTGTGCCACGTACGCATTGCCTCCGTCTGTAATCGTAATGTCACGTCGACCTTCATTATCAATCACACGGTGTGGCATTTCAAAAAATAAAACATTGGCTAATTCGACTGACGCATTTGTTGCGTAATCAATCGTTTCGATAGTTGCCGAATAACGCGTATAGTGATTTTCTTCACTATTATAAACATAATGGCTGTTAAATGAACCACCATTATTATACTTCATCGTCACTTCGTTAGCCGGTACTCCTATTTTAACATTATCTTCGGCTTCGTAAAATGGATATGATACTTTTTTCTGATAAAGTAGTGAAGCGCCGATTTTTTCTGCACCTGCTACGACATTTTCACCTGAAATATAGGAGTTATGAGGCGCTTTTCTTGCTGAAGAACGCTTGAAAAAAGTCCCATCATAATTCATGCCATTAATATGATCGACTACTTTACGGTCAAGCATTGACTTTGCTTCTGGGCTATAGCCGTGCGCAATATAAAACGCATCTAACCCGCCTGCCATATCAATAAAATACGAACGTGCACTACGGATTGGTCCAATCGATTCCGGAATTTCTGATTGGAATAATGCTAAGAAGCGCGTTACATCACCCTCTGCTAGCATTTCATACACCACATCCGCTGAAGCAAGCCCTGATTGTGGGCGTGCTTGTGGATGATTGTTAATTGTTGCTAGGATCGGGCGCGTTGTCACTTCTTCTGCCACACGCTCCCCTGTGAACGGCATCACATACGGTAGCATTTCCGCTGCTTCTGCTAGGATTTCATCTTCTTTAACATCTTCTAGTTCTTCGATTGGTTCCTGTGTTTCTTCTTTAGTTGAGCAACCCGAAATAATGGCTGCACACAACATTGTAGCTGCGAATAAATGGAGCTTTTTCACGTTGGTGACCCCCTAGAATATTTTTTTAACGCATGACAGCTGGTAACATCACTGTATTTTTCATGACATCAAAAATACCGCGCGTCGTAATTCGAACATATGGTAAATGCGTCGATTGTAAAAATAATAATGTATAAATCGCATCAGAATGATTATAGCCGCGCGTCTTTAACGCTTTTTTCAGCTCTACTTCAAGTGGAATTAAATCATTCACATCGCCATCATAAATACTTCCAGCAAGAGTTAATGGCACTTTCACAACTACTTGTCCATCTTCTACAAGTACAATGCCACCACTCATTTGTTTTAATTCATTAAAAGCATGCATCATTTCTTTCATGCTTTTTCCGATTAAAATAATATCGCCTGTATTTGAGTACGAAGAGGCAAAACCTTTTACATGCGTCGCAAAGCCTTTAATCATCGTGTTCACACGCCATTTTCCGTCACGGTCAACTAACATTAAATAGCTTTCGTCATGATCTGATGGTAAATCGTGCTGACCTTGACTTTTCACGCTATAGGGCTTTGTAATGACATCATTGACCATTTCAATTCCGATGGGCATCGAAAATTGAAAATCAGCCTCATGTAAATCAAAATCCATCGCTAATTCACCAAATACCGATAAATCCGTTTTTGGGAACGCCTTTGTATCAAGGCCGTCCTTTTTTAGCCAAACCCCTTTTGCTAGCACCGCTTCAGGCGTTGGTGAAAATTCGTCTTCTAAAATATTAATATTGGCATAGCGACCCGTTGCGATTAAGCCGTGTAAATTCGTCATATTGTAATAGCGTGCAACGTTATATGTAGCCATATTATACGCATCTACCGGGCGAACACCTGCTTCAAGTGCAGCCTTAATACATTTATCAATAACCCCGTCTTGGTGGAAACCTGGTGTCGAGCCATCTGTCGTCATCATTAAATGATCGAATACATCATAGCCCTTCTCAACAACTGCCTTTAAAAGCACGGGTAAATCTGGGCGAATCGAAGAGTAACGTAACGTCACGGCATAGCCATGCTGCAGACGCATTTCAACATCTTCGATTGTCATCGATTCATGATCGCCATCCACACCGAATAAACGCATTTTCGTTAATGTTTTTTCCGATGCTCCTGGTAAATGCCCTTCAATTTTCTTACCTTTATGTTTTGCTGCTTGAATCCAGTACAGCATTTGATCATCACCGCGCATAAGTCTCGGCCAGCCTGTTAGCTCACCACCCATGATTACATCATGACGATCCAACCATTCCATGACTGATGCATTTGAATACAGCTCGCCTTCATTTTCCAGTTCGGTTTGCGAATCAAAACGACTCCACCAGTAAAACGAAAACGGGAGCTTACTTAGCTCGTCCATAAAAGAAAACGCTTTCTTATTCCCTAATAACGAAACAAACGACATATTATCAGAAATGAACGTCGTCGTTCCACTTTGCGCACAAAATTCCGCAAAGCTATGTGGGTTATAGAGCTGGAATGGATGAACATGTGGCTCGATATAACCGGGAACTACCTTTTTCCCCGCGATATCAATTATTTCTGTTCCTTCAATATTAGAAGGCATTTCTTTACCAACATAGACGATGCGGTCATCTGCGATCCAAATATTTCCTGTCATCCATGTTTTCATCATGCTATGTAAATAAGTTGCATTTTGTAGTACTAAATTCGGAGCAGCATGCCCATCAATAATACTCACTTGTTTTCGTATATTATTTATTTTCCATTTAATTTCCGGCATTTTAAACACTCCTCTCAAATCATCCGTATCTTTCGGGTAAAAATCCACATACTTAAATCATTATATTTTGCTTTATGTTAGCTTTCCCTACATTATTCCCTATTTAAGAATAATCGTATCATAGCACTTTCATAAAGCAAAGTGTTTCAAGTTTTATTTTAAAAAATAGCTAAAAAAGGAGGATATTACCATATGTTAGAACCAAATATTTCAGAAACAAATGCCTTTGTGCGCATGATGTGTGGCGTGGCGATGACAGCTTTTGGCATAGGTCGCATTTCTCGGAATCCACAGTGTACAACCGGTCGCATTATGATACTTGCTGGTGCGATGAAGGTTGCGGAAGGCTATTATCAATATTGCCCAGTGACGGCGATGGTCATGCAAGATGAAACAGGGCCGGAAACGGAATCTAATACATTTTCATAATTCACTCAAACCTTGAGCCCTCTGACGGTAACATTCAGGAATAGTTTCAAAAACGAAAACATTTTCTCATATAAAAAACCACTTTCATTTAAGTAAATTTACTTAGTGAAAGTGGTTCTTCAAATTAACGATGATTATTTAAACGTTCTCCACCCAATATCACTACGGAAGAAGAAGTTATCCCATTCTTTTTTCGCAAGCTCAGCATATACTTTTTCCTGCGCTTCTTTTAAATTCGTTGCTTCTGCTGCGACTAGTAACACACGCCCGCCATTACCGACAAACTGACCATCTACTAGCTTCGTACCCGCGTGGAATACAGGTAGCTCGATGTCGCTTAAATTAGGAAGTGCGTTGCCTTTTACTACCTCACCCGGATAACCTTCTGCTGCTACGACTACACCTAGAATGGCTTCGTCTTTCCATTTGAGATCAAATGGTTTTTCTTCCATTAAACTGACCACAAATTTACCAAAATCAGATGCCATACGTGGTAATACGACTTGTGTTTCAGGGTCACCGAAACGTGCGTTGAACTCGATTACCTTTGGACCATTTTTCGTTAAAATTAGCCCTGCATATAAAATCCCTGTAAACGATACGCCTTCTGCATCCATTGCTTTTACAGTTGGCTCAACGATTGTGTCGTATGCTACTTTTACAATTTCTTCAGAAATTTGTGGTACTGGTGAATACGCGCCCATACCGCCTGTGTTTGGTCCCTTATCCCCGTCATATGCACGCTTATGATCTTGCGCGATTACCATCGGATAAATTTGACCTTTATGTACGAACGACATAAAGCTGAACTCTTCACCGTCAAGGAATTCCTCAACAACAACGCGGCTTGAAGAATCGCCAAAGCGTTGGTTGCCGATCATGTCTTCAACCGCTTCAATTGCTTCTTGTTCTGTCATCGCAACGATTACACCTTTACCCGCTGCTAAACCATCCGCTTTAATTACGATTGGTGCACCTTGTTCTTTAATATACGCAACCGCTTTATCTGCTTCTGTAAATGTTTCATGCGCTGCTGTTGGGATATTGTATTTATTCATAATGTCTTTTGCATATGATTTTGAACCTTCGATTTTTGCTGCGGCTTTTGTTGGACCAAAGATCACTAAGCCTTGCTCGTTGAAGTAATCCACAATGCCTTCTGCAAGTGGTTGCTCTGGGCCAACGAATGTTAATGCGACGTTATTTGCTTTTGCGAATACGGCTAATTTTGCGAATTCTAATGCATCGATTGCTACGACTTCCGCGTCAGCTCTCATGCCGTCGTTACCTGGTGCTACGAAAACCTTTTCTACAGATGGTGCGTTGTTAAATTGTTTAGCGATTGCATGCTCACGACCGCCACTACCGATTACAAGAATGTTCATTATGAGCTCTCCTTTGTTATGAAAAGTAATTTAGGTTATCTAACCCGTTGCTTTCCATTCCGGCGGACGCTTTCCACGGGCACGGCTCCAGCCTTCTCCCTCACTTCGTTCAGTCCGGGTGCTGCCGCTCGTGCTATTCCCGTAGGAGTCGCCACCTACATTCCAAGCAACTAGAATATTTCTTTAGCATTCGTTATACGTTTAATAAACTATAAAATTGTATAAAAAAACGCCCGCCATAATTTAGGCGAGCGTTTTTCATTAATGGTCGTTGACACTGCGCTACCCGACCAAAAGTAGTGCTGTGCGTAGTACAATCAATGATCATTTTTTATTAACGGTGCATCTCCCGGCCAAAGTCGATGCAGTCGTTAATGTTATTTTTTCCGATGAGGACCCGGCCAAGAATCCAAATCGTCTTATTTACCTGTCTCCCGGCCAGAGAGAAGATAAATAATGCATTTGCAAACGCTTCTGCTAACGTCCGGCCAGAACATTAGCGAAACATTATTCTATTATAAAGCTTTTTTTGAAATTTTTCTACTATAATTGCTGGGAAAGTGATAATTAGTGTTTGAAATGACGAACACCCGTGAACACCATTGTAATCCCTGCTTGGTTTGCTGCGTCGATAGAATCTTGGTCTTTAATCGATCCACCCGGTTGAATAATCGCTGTAATACCTGCTGCGATTGCCGCTTCTACCGTATCTGCCATTGGGAAGAATGCGTCAGATGCAAGTGCTGCACCTTTTGCTTTTTCGCCTGCTTGCTCGAATGCGATTTTAGCCGCGCCTACACGGTTCATTTGACCAGCGCCTACACCTAGTGTCATTTGCGCATCTGTTACAACGATCGCATTTGATTTTACGTGTTTCACAACTGACCAACCAAGTTGTAATGCTTCCCACTCTTGTTCAGTAGGTTCACGGTCTGTTACAACTTTAATGTCTGCATTAGCAAATCCGTAACGGTCTGGCTCTTGTACAAGTAAGCCACCTTCAACCGATACCACATTGAATTGATCTTGCTTTTCTTGAGCGAAATCAATTGTTAATAGGCGAATGTTTTTCTTCGTCGTTAAAATTTCTAACGCTTCCGCACTAAAACTTGGTGCGATGATGATTTCTAAGAAAATGCCTGATAATTTTTCAGCCGTTGCTTTGTCTACTTCCATATTTAACGCGATAATACCGCCAAAGATTGAAGTTGAATCTGCTTCGTATGCTTTATCGAATGCTTCTTCGATTGTTACACCTGTACCAACACCACAAGGGTTCATATGCTTCACAGCAACTGCTGCTGGCATTTCAAACTCTTTAACGATTTGAAGTGCTGCATTGGCATCTTGAATATTGTTGTACGATAATTCTTTACCGTGTAATTGTGTCGCATAGGCGATTGAGAAGTCAGAGCCTAAACGTTTTGCATAGAACGCTGCTTTTTGGTGCGGGTTTTCACCGTAACGTAATGTTTGTTTTAACTCATACGTTAACGTTAAGTTTTCTGGGAACTCATCACCAATCGCATTTGTTAAGTGATTTGAAATATACGAATCATAAGCCGCTGTATGGCGGAATACTTTCGCTGCTAAACGACGACGTGTTTCTAATGTAGTTTTAGCATCTGCTTTTAATTCTTCTAAAACGACTGCATAGTCCGTTGAATCCACGATTACTGTTACATAATCATGATTTTTTGCTGCAGAACGTAGCATCGTTGGACCGCCGATATCGATATTTTCGATTGCGTCATCCCAAGTAACATCTGGTTTTGAGATTGTTTCTACGAACGGGTAAAGGTTTACACAGACGATTTCAATTGGCTCGATTCCGTGCTCTTGCATTTGTGCAACGTGAGAAGGCTCATCAAATTTCCCTAACAGACCACCGTGGATCATTGGGTTTAATGTTTTTACACGGCCATCTAAAATCTCAGGGAACTTTGTTACTTCGTCCACTGCTGTTACCGGTACGTTGTTATCTTGTAATAATTTTTTTGTGCCACCTGTAGAAAGTACTTCATAGCCAAGTGCTACTAATTCTTTTGCAAATTCTAAAATTCCATTTTTATCTGAAACACTAATAAGTGCACGTTTCGTCACGACTAGGTCCCCCAATTTTTATTGTTTTCATTTCGGTAAGTACATGCCCTCTCATGGAGCGACTTATGCGAAAGTTTGTTTAAATAGCTGCTGTAATGTATTCGTATAAAGTGCGTGCTCCAATTTATGAACACGCGCTTCCGTTTGTTCACGGTCTCCAGGAACGACGTCAACCGCGCCCTGTGCAATAATTTTCCCTGTATCCATACCAGCGTCCACGTAATGTACGGTAACACCGGTTACTTTGACACCATGATCCATTGCTTGACCAATGGCGTCTTTGCCTGGGAATGATGGTAATAATGAGGGGTGGATATTAATAATACGGTTTTCATACGCAGTGAGTAATGTCTCACCAACAAGACGCATATAACCTGCTAAAATTACCCAATCCACATCATGTGCTTCAAGTAGCTCAATC
The sequence above is a segment of the Solibacillus sp. FSL H8-0523 genome. Coding sequences within it:
- the pcrA gene encoding DNA helicase PcrA, encoding MEHIAKNLLVGMNPQQAEAVKTTEGPLLIMAGAGSGKTRVLTHRIAYLVVEREVYPSKILAITFTNKAAREMRERIDGILGNGTTESMWVSTFHSMCVRILRRNIDRIGYSKSFSILDSTDQLTVVKNILKKDNIDPKKYDPRAILNTISSAKNECITASEFEANMNPHNPFEKIVAQVYKGYQKRLKQNQSADFDDLIMLTIRLFKEAPDVLEFYQNKFQYIHVDEYQDTNKTQYLLVKMLAKKFHNICVVGDSDQSIYRWRGADITNILSFEKDYKDAKVIMLEQNYRSTQRILQAANSVIKNNKNRYKKVLRTDNPEGEKVQLYKAGNEQDEAQYVVRTIQKLMKDEDYTLDDFAILYRTNAQSRVIEDVLVKSNMNYQIVGGTKFYDRKEIKDLLAYLRLISNNDDDLSLARIINEPKRAIGATSFDKMLGYALQQDRSIFDAMSELVFMGLTGKASASAENFYNMIRSLSARQSELSVTEIVEEVLEKSGYRQMLKAEKSIEAESRLENIEEFLTVTQAFEARSEDQSLVAFLTDLALVADIDKLDEEEQKNGSIILMTMHAAKGLEFPVVFIIGMEENIFPHSRSLESEEEMAEERRLMYVGATRAEQRLYLTCAGSRTIFGRTGYNAPSRFLREIDEDVLEQVTRSNTGNYNDRSLPFSSNRSANKRSLGEIQKPSSQISRLNSTGGNQFDWKIGDKASHGKWGVGMVVSVKGEGDGMELDIAFPAPTGIKRLLAKFAPITKA
- a CDS encoding heptaprenylglyceryl phosphate synthase codes for the protein MDYLNWRHVFKLDPAKEISNEALEQICESGTDVILVGGTDDVTLDGVLDLLVRVRRYSVPIALEISNVDSISPGYDYYFIPSVLNSMETTWVKDLHHEAIKEYGDVLIWEELVAEGYCVLNPDCKVAQVTNAKTDLTEDDVIAYARMAENYFKMPIFYLEYSGAYGDVDMVKATAEVLETTKLFYGGGITSVAQATEMAAYADTVVVGNIIYDDLKAALKTVQAVKNTVK
- a CDS encoding YerC/YecD family TrpR-related protein yields the protein MQIEKIRGHQTEQLFKAVLELKDIEECYKFFDDLCTISEIQSLAQRFEVAHLLRLKKTYETIKKETGASTATISRVRRCFDYGNDTYDEMLGRLYPEEKPFTSK
- a CDS encoding DUF3048 domain-containing protein; its protein translation is MLCAAIISGCSTKEETQEPIEELEDVKEDEILAEAAEMLPYVMPFTGERVAEEVTTRPILATINNHPQARPQSGLASADVVYEMLAEGDVTRFLALFQSEIPESIGPIRSARSYFIDMAGGLDAFYIAHGYSPEAKSMLDRKVVDHINGMNYDGTFFKRSSARKAPHNSYISGENVVAGAEKIGASLLYQKKVSYPFYEAEDNVKIGVPANEVTMKYNNGGSFNSHYVYNSEENHYTRYSATIETIDYATNASVELANVLFFEMPHRVIDNEGRRDITITDGGNAYVAQAGTIREVKWENIDGLLTAVEEDGTEVKLVPGKTWVHFVPTSPGLTTAVTYSE
- a CDS encoding adenine deaminase C-terminal domain-containing protein, giving the protein MPEIKWKINNIRKQVSIIDGHAAPNLVLQNATYLHSMMKTWMTGNIWIADDRIVYVGKEMPSNIEGTEIIDIAGKKVVPGYIEPHVHPFQLYNPHSFAEFCAQSGTTTFISDNMSFVSLLGNKKAFSFMDELSKLPFSFYWWSRFDSQTELENEGELYSNASVMEWLDRHDVIMGGELTGWPRLMRGDDQMLYWIQAAKHKGKKIEGHLPGASEKTLTKMRLFGVDGDHESMTIEDVEMRLQHGYAVTLRYSSIRPDLPVLLKAVVEKGYDVFDHLMMTTDGSTPGFHQDGVIDKCIKAALEAGVRPVDAYNMATYNVARYYNMTNLHGLIATGRYANINILEDEFSPTPEAVLAKGVWLKKDGLDTKAFPKTDLSVFGELAMDFDLHEADFQFSMPIGIEMVNDVITKPYSVKSQGQHDLPSDHDESYLMLVDRDGKWRVNTMIKGFATHVKGFASSYSNTGDIILIGKSMKEMMHAFNELKQMSGGIVLVEDGQVVVKVPLTLAGSIYDGDVNDLIPLEVELKKALKTRGYNHSDAIYTLLFLQSTHLPYVRITTRGIFDVMKNTVMLPAVMR
- a CDS encoding DUF2892 domain-containing protein, with protein sequence MLEPNISETNAFVRMMCGVAMTAFGIGRISRNPQCTTGRIMILAGAMKVAEGYYQYCPVTAMVMQDETGPETESNTFS
- the purD gene encoding phosphoribosylamine--glycine ligase; amino-acid sequence: MNILVIGSGGREHAIAKQFNNAPSVEKVFVAPGNDGMRADAEVVAIDALEFAKLAVFAKANNVALTFVGPEQPLAEGIVDYFNEQGLVIFGPTKAAAKIEGSKSYAKDIMNKYNIPTAAHETFTEADKAVAYIKEQGAPIVIKADGLAAGKGVIVAMTEQEAIEAVEDMIGNQRFGDSSSRVVVEEFLDGEEFSFMSFVHKGQIYPMVIAQDHKRAYDGDKGPNTGGMGAYSPVPQISEEIVKVAYDTIVEPTVKAMDAEGVSFTGILYAGLILTKNGPKVIEFNARFGDPETQVVLPRMASDFGKFVVSLMEEKPFDLKWKDEAILGVVVAAEGYPGEVVKGNALPNLSDIELPVFHAGTKLVDGQFVGNGGRVLLVAAEATNLKEAQEKVYAELAKKEWDNFFFRSDIGWRTFK
- the purH gene encoding bifunctional phosphoribosylaminoimidazolecarboxamide formyltransferase/IMP cyclohydrolase yields the protein MTKRALISVSDKNGILEFAKELVALGYEVLSTGGTKKLLQDNNVPVTAVDEVTKFPEILDGRVKTLNPMIHGGLLGKFDEPSHVAQMQEHGIEPIEIVCVNLYPFVETISKPDVTWDDAIENIDIGGPTMLRSAAKNHDYVTVIVDSTDYAVVLEELKADAKTTLETRRRLAAKVFRHTAAYDSYISNHLTNAIGDEFPENLTLTYELKQTLRYGENPHQKAAFYAKRLGSDFSIAYATQLHGKELSYNNIQDANAALQIVKEFEMPAAVAVKHMNPCGVGTGVTIEEAFDKAYEADSTSIFGGIIALNMEVDKATAEKLSGIFLEIIIAPSFSAEALEILTTKKNIRLLTIDFAQEKQDQFNVVSVEGGLLVQEPDRYGFANADIKVVTDREPTEQEWEALQLGWSVVKHVKSNAIVVTDAQMTLGVGAGQMNRVGAAKIAFEQAGEKAKGAALASDAFFPMADTVEAAIAAGITAIIQPGGSIKDQDSIDAANQAGITMVFTGVRHFKH
- the purN gene encoding phosphoribosylglycinamide formyltransferase — encoded protein: MTTKLAVFASGSGSNFQALQEAIERGELHATIELVITDKPGAFVVTRANNFGIPVVELAPKAFENKVAYEQKVIELLEAHDVDWVILAGYMRLVGETLLTAYENRIINIHPSLLPSFPGKDAIGQAMDHGVKVTGVTVHYVDAGMDTGKIIAQGAVDVVPGDREQTEARVHKLEHALYTNTLQQLFKQTFA